The proteins below come from a single Garra rufa chromosome 3, GarRuf1.0, whole genome shotgun sequence genomic window:
- the LOC141331526 gene encoding zona pellucida sperm-binding protein 4-like, with translation MGFSAQNPQALMFQQSDHRFKQSAQQQSAQQVPQKFQLQQPVKAEPVDKCAVADYEQIQCGQPGISGAECEAINCCFNGQQCYYGKAVTVQCIRDGQFVVVVARDVTLPRLSLDSVRLVGGSEPPCAPVDSTPFFAIYQFPVTACGTSMMEDSGYVVYENRMTSSYEVGVGPFGSITRDSHFELLFQCRYSGTAVEALVVEVNSVPAPPPVAAPGPLRVELRLANGQCVTKGCAEGDEAYTSYYGAADYPVTKVLREPVYVEVRILERTDPNLVLMLGRCWATSTPSPLSLPQWDLLIDGCPYYDDRYLTALVPVTRASGLQFPTHYKRFVVKMFTFVDPASLAPLQETIFIHCSTAVCHPSSGSCEQSCGRKRRDVAVRTSTIGQTVSSGEVRLVV, from the exons ATGGGTTTTTCAGCTCAGAATCCTCAAGCTCTGATGTTCCAGCAGTCTGACCATCGGTTTAAACAGTCAGCTCAACAACAATCTGCTCAGCAGGTTCCTCAGAAGTTTCAGCTTCAGCAGCCAGTGAAGGCCGAGCCTGTTGACAAATGTGCTGTAGCTGATTATGAGCAGATCCAATGTGGACAACCTGGTATCAGTGGTGCTGAGTGTGAGGCTATCAACTGCTGCTTTAACGGACAACAGTGTTACTATGGGAAAGCAG TGACTGTCCAGTGTATTAGAGATGGTCAGTTTGTGGTAGTGGTGGCTAGAGATGTTACGCTGCCTCGACTGAGTCTGGATTCGGTCCGTCTAGTGGGTGGAAGTGAACCACCTTGCGCTCCTGTGGACTCTACACCTTTCTTTGCTATATACCAGTTCCCTGTCACCGCATGTGGCACGAGCATGATG GAGGACAGTGGATATGTGGTGTATGAAAACAGAATGACCTCCTCGTATGAAGTAGGCGTTGGTCCGTTTGGTTCCATCACAAGAGACAGCCATTTTGA GCTTCTCTTCCAGTGTAGGTACTCTGGTACTGCTGTGGAAGCTCTGGTTGTGGAGGTCAACAGTGTTCCTGCACCTCCACCAGTAGCTGCTCCTGGACCTCTCAGAGTGGAGCTTAGACTGGCGAATGGCCAATGTGTCACCAAAGGTTGCGCAGAAG GGGATGAGGCCTACACGTCCTACTACGGTGCTGCTGATTATCCCGTCACGAAAGTCCTGCGAGAGCCTGTGTATGTTGAGGTGCGCATTCTGGAGAGGACTGACCCCAACCTTGTCCTGATGCTGGGACGTTGTTGGGCGACATCAACCCCCAGTCCACTCAGTCTACCCCAGTGGGATCTTCTGATTGATGG ATGCCCTTACTATGATGACCGTTACCTGACCGCACTGGTTCCAGTGACTAGAGCGTCTGGTCTTCAGTTCCCAACCCACTACAAGCGCTTCGTTGTCAAGATGTTCACGTTTGTTGATCCAGCATCACTGGCTCCTCTGCAGGAAACC ATCTTCATCCATTGCAGTACAGCGGTGTGTCATCCCTCTTCTGGCTCCTGTGAGCAAAGCTGTGGCAGGAAGA GAAGAGATGTTGCTGTGAGGACCTCCACTATTGGACAAACTGTTTCCAGTGGAGAAGTGAGATTGGTTGTATGA